One segment of Belonocnema kinseyi isolate 2016_QV_RU_SX_M_011 chromosome 7, B_treatae_v1, whole genome shotgun sequence DNA contains the following:
- the LOC117176630 gene encoding uncharacterized protein LOC117176630 — protein sequence MQNKKVRQKQSASVSGFFEKPPLFPNGLRAHLATNLEGRLALRSGVNLDHTSRTHLVRSVVEYLFKYFSCKNNVFRINSQILQKEAAEIVLEYPNEKASVYFVPGKPKTKHSSRTLSSGNIFF from the exons atgcAGAATAAAAAAGTGAGACAGAAACAGTCTGCGTCGGTATCAGGCTTCTTTGAGAAACCGCCACTTTTCCCGAAC ggTCTGCGAGCACACCTTGCAACCAACTTAGAAGGCCGACTTGCCTTAAGATCGGGTGTAAACTTGGACCACACTTCCCGCACCCATTTGGTAAGATCTGTGGTCGAGTATTTGTTCAAATACTTCTCATGTAAGAACAA TGTTTTCAGAATAAACTCACAAATCCTCCAAAAAGAAGCGGCGGAAATCGTACTAGAATATCCGAACGAGAAGGCTTCGGTGTATTTTGTGCCCGGAAAACCGAAGACGAAACACAGTAGCAGAACATTAAGCAGCGGAAA TATATTCTTCTAA